The DNA window TCAACCTCCAGGCCATTCCCGCGATGGCCGAGGGGGCGCTGCTCGCCGACGTGATCGCCGGCGGCGCCTCTCTGGATCCCGTGATGGGTGGGTGTGACCGCTGATGTCCGCAGAAACAACGGTGGAGTTCTCGCCGGCCGCTGCCCCGCTGGCGGAGAAGCTGCTGGAACCGGCCCTGGAGATCCTCGCCCGGTACCCGGCCGGCCGGGAGCGGTCCGCGCTCCTGCCGCTGCTGCACCTGGTGCAGACCGAGGAGGGCTACGTCAGCCCGACCGGCGTCTCGTTCTGCGCCGAGATCCTCGGGATCAACAAGGCCCAGGTCGGCGCGGTCGCCACGTTCTACACGATGTACAAGCGCCGCCCGACCGGCGAATACCTGGTCAGCGTCTGCACCAACACCCTGTGCAACGTGCTCGGCGGCCAGCAGGTCTACGACGAGCTGGCCGAGCACCTCGGCGTCGGGCACGACCAGACCACGGCCGACGGCAAGATCACGCTGGAGCACGCCGAGTGCCTGGCGGCCTGCGACTACGCCCCGGTCGTGACGGTCAACTACGACTTCACGGTCGACGAGGCCACCCCGGAGTCGGCGATCGAGCTGGTGGAGAGCCTGCGCAACGGCGAGCGGCCGACGCCCGCCCGGGGCGCCCGGATCTGCTCGCTCAAGGAGATGCAGTTCCAGCTGGCCGGCTTCGCGGACCCGCGCGACGGCGCGGTCGGCGACGGCGTGGCGGGCGCGCCCACCCTGCGCGGCGCTCGCCTGGCCCAGGAGCACGGCGTCGCGGTGGCGGGCTTCGACCCGGACACCCCGATCACCACGACCAAGCCGGCCCGCGAGGGCAATGCGCTGCCCCAGCCCCAGCCGGAGCAGCCGAGCCGGATCGCGGCGTTCGCCAAGAAGGCCGCGACGGCTGCCAAGGCAGCGGCCGGAGCGGTCGCCGAGAAGGCGGGCAAGGTCGCCGAGCACCGCCACGCGGGCCGCACCACCGACACCGGTGACGTCAAGGACCCGGAGGTACGCGCGGCCGAGTCCCGCAACCCGACCGCTGACACCCCGGCGCCCTCCGGCGCCGCCGACGCCGGTGGGCCGCCGCCCAGTTCACCGGCCGAGGCCGCCGGCGCCGCCGAGAACGCGCCCGCCGGCGACGGCAAACCGGCAGGTGACGGCAGTCGTGGCGAGTGGATCGTCAGCCAGCGGACCGCCGCGCAGAAGGAAGCCACGAACGTCCCGCGTGGCACCGAGGAGGAGAAGTGACCCAGCCCCGGCCGGAAGTCCTCCAGAAGCTCACCCCCGTGCTCACCAAGCGCTGGCTCTCGCCGGACGCCTGGCAGATCGGCGTCTACGAGCGGCTGGACGGCTATCTGGCGTTGCGCAAGGCGCTCGACGTCCACCCCGACGACCTGATCCAGCTGGTGAAGGACTCCGGCCTGCGTGGCCGGGGCGGCGCCGGTTTCCCCACCGGCCTGAAGTGGGGCTTCATCCCGCAGGGTGACGGCAAGCCGCACTACCTCGTGATCAACGCGGACGAGGGCGAGCCCGGCACCTGCAAGGACCTGCCGCTGATGACGTACGACCCGCACTCGCTGGTGGAAGGCGCGATCATCGCGGCGTACGCCATCCGGGCGAACCGGGCGTTCATCTACATCCGCGGTGAGGCGGTGCACGCCGCGCGGCGGCTGCGCAACGCGGTGAAGGAGGCGTACGCCAAGGGATACCTCGGCAAGAACATCCTGAAGTCCGGGTTCGACCTGGACCTGGTCGTGCACAGCGGCGCGGGGGCGTACATCTGCGGTGAGGAGACGGCGCTGCTGGACTCCCTCGAGGGGTTCCGCGGCCAGCCCCGGCTGCGCCCGCCGTTCCCGGCCATCGCGGGTCTCTACGCCAGCCCGACCGTGGTCAACAACGTCGGGACGATCGCCAGCGTGCCGTACATCGTGCTGGGCGGCGCGGACTGGTGGAAGAGCATGGGCACCGAGAAATCGGCCGGCCCGATGATCTACTCGCTCTCCGGCCGGATCGCCAACCCGGGCCAGTACGAGTGCGGCCTCGGCATCACCCTGCGCGAGCTGATCGAGCTGGCCGGGGGCATGAAGCCGGGCCACAACCTGAAGTTCTGGACGCCTGGCGGGTCGTCGACGCCCATCCTGACCGCCGAGCACATCGACACCCCGATGGACTTCGAAGGGGTCGCGGCGGCCGGGTCGATCCTCGGCACCACCGCGATGCAGATCTTCTCGGACCAGGACTGCCCGGTCTACAACACGTGGCGGTGGCTGGAGTTCTACCACCACGAGTCGTGCGGCAAGTGCACACCGTGCCGCGAGGGCAACTACTGGATGGTCCGCACGTACCGCCGGATCCTGTCCGGTCAGGGCACCTACAAGGACCTGGACACGCTCCAGGACACCGCGGACAACATCTTCGGCCGGTCGTTCTGCGGTCTCGGCGACGGCGCCGCGACCCCGGTCGTGTCGACGCTCAAGTGGTTCCGGGACGACTACCTCGGCTACATCGAGGGCCGGACCGCGCCGCGCCTGTCGGAGAAGACCCTGGTGGGAGCGCACTGATGACGGACGTAGAGAAGAAGACGGACCTCGTCACACTCACGGTCGACGGGGTCGAGGTCCAAGCCGAGAAGGGCGAGCTGGTCATCCGGGTCGCCGAGCGGATGGGCATCGCGATCCCGCGGTTCTGCGACCACCCGCTGCTCGCACCGGCCGGCGCCTGCCGGCAGTGCCTCGTCGAGGTGGAGGGCCAGCGCAAGCCGGTCGCCTCCTGCACCCAGACGGTGGCCGAGGGCATGGTGGTGAAGACCCAGCTCAGCTCGCCGGTGGCCGCGAAGGCCCAGGCCGGCGTGATGGAGCTTCTCCTGATCAACCACCCGCTCGACTGCCCGACCTGCGACAAGGGCGGCGAGTGCCCGTTGCAGAACCAGGCGATGAGCACCGGACGGGCCGACTCCCGGTTCGTCGAGCACAAGCGGGAGTACGAGAAGCCGATCCACATCTCCAGTCAGGTCCTGCTGGACCGGGAGCGCTGCGTGCTCTGCCAGCGCTGCACCCGGTTCTCCGAGGAGATCGCCGGGGACAAGTTCATCGACCTGATGGACCGCTCGTCCGGCGAGCAGATCAACGTCTACCGGGACGACTTCTTCGGCGGCGAGGGCACCGGTGACGGTCAGGCCGGCGACGGCGAGGGGGACGTACCGTTCAACTCGTACTTCTCCGGCAACACCATCCAGATCTGCCCGGTCGGCGCGCTCACCGGCGAGCAGTACCGGTTCCGCGCCCGCCCGTTCGACCTGGTCAGCTCCCCGACCTCGTGCGAGCACTGCGCGGCCGGCTGCTCTCAGCGTGCCGACCACCGGCGCGGCAAGGTGCTGCGGCGGCTGGCCGGCGACGACCCGGCGGTCAACGAGGAGTGGAACTGCGACAAGGGCCGGTGGGGCTTCCGCTACACCACCGCCACCGACCGGATCACCACGCCGCTGGTGCGCGACGCGGCCACCGGCCAGTTGCGCGAGGCGTCCTGGAGCGAGGCTCTGCTGGCCGCCGCGAAGGGTTTGCGGGCCGCCCGTGAGCGCGGCGTCGGCGTCCTTCCGGGTGGGCGGCTCACGGTGGAGGACGCGTACGCGTACGCGAAATTCGCCCGGATCGTCCTCGGCAGCAACGACATCGATTTCCGGGCACGGCCGATTCGCGCTTCGGGTACGGCACTGACCGCGACCGAGGAGGCCGATTTCCTCGCCGCGTCGGTCGCCGGCATCGCCGACGTGACCTACGAGGCGGTCGAGAACGCGCCGTCCGTCCTGATCGTGGGACTGGAGCCGGAGGAGGAGTGCCCGATCCTCTTCCTGCGTCTGCGTAAGGGTCACCAGAAGAAGAAACTCCAGGTGACGGCGGTCTCCCCGTACCTCTCCAGGGGTTTTGAAAAGCTCGGCGCGACGCTTGTCGCAGCGGTGCCGGGCGACGAGGCCCGGCTTCTCAACACCGACCCGGCCGTCGCCGCCGCGCTGAGCGCGCCCGGTTCCCTGCTGATCGTCGGTGAGCGGCTGGCGACGGCGCCCGGTGGTCTCTCCGCGGCCGCCGCCCTGGCCGGTCGGACCGGCGCACGCCTGGCCTGGGTGCCGCGCCGTGCCGGTGACCGGGGCGCGCTGGACACCGGCTGCCTGCCGAACCTGCTGCCCGGCGGCCGTCCGGTCACCGACGCGGCGGCCCGGGCCGAGCTCGCGCTGGCCTGGCGCACCGAGCCGGGCGTGCTGTCCGGCACGCCGGGCCGGGACGTCGACCAGATCATCGCGGCGGCCGCCGACGGCACGCTCGGCGCGCTGCTGGTCGGCGGCGTGGATCCGGCCGATCTGGCCGACCCGCGGCTTGCCGAGGAGGCGCTCGACGCGGTGCCGTTCGTGGTGAGCCTGGAGCTGCGGCAGAGCGCGGTGACCCGCCGCGCCGACGTGGTGCTGCCGATCGCCCCGGCGGTCGAGAAAGCCGGCACCTACATGGACTGGGAGGGTCGGCTGCGGTCGTTCGAGGCGGTGCTGCCCGGCACGGCGATGACCGACGGGCGGGTGCTCGAAGCGGTCGCGGCGCTGCTCGACGTCGAACTGAACACCGGTGACGTGATGACCGTCCGCCGGGAGCTGGGCACCCTGCCGGCCGCGGCGGCCCGCCCGGTGACGCCGGTGACCGAGGCCGCCGAGCTCGCCCGCCCGGGTGAGCGGGAGGCGGTGCTCGCCACCTGGCACCAGCTGATCGACCTGGGCACGCTGCTCGACGGCGACGAGGTTCTGGCCGGCACCGCCCGCCCGCCGGTGGCGCGGATCGGCAAGGACCTGGCCGAGTCGCTCGGCGTTGCCGACGGTGACCTGGTCACGGTCAGCACCGGCCGGGGTGGCGTGACGCTCCCGGCCGCGATCACCGACCTGCCGCCGGGTGTGGTCTGGCTGCCCACCAACTCACCGGGCTCGACGGTGCGGCGCAGCCTCGGCGTGACCGCCGGCGCGGTGGTCCGTCTCGAGGCCGGCGTCGGCGGACCGATCCTCGCCGAAGGGGCTGCGCGATGAACGCGATTCTGGCGGCACACGCCGTCGACCCGACATTGGAGACGTTCGAGAACGACGTCTGGTGGATCACGCTGATCAAGTTGCTCGGCGTGTTCGTGCTGCTCCTGCTGCTGACGCTGTTCACGATCAACTATGAGCGCAAGGTCGTGGCCCGGATGGCGGTCCGGCCCGGACCCAACCAGGTCGGGCCGAAAGGCTGGCTGCAGAGCCTCACCGACGGCCTGAAGCTGCCGTTCAAGGAAGAGATCATCCCGAAGACCGCCGACAAGGTGGTCTACTTCATCGCCCCGGTGATCTCGGCGACCACGGCGTTCACCGCGTTCTCGGTGATCCCGTTCGGTGGCGTGGTCAACATGTTCGGCCAGCAGACCGCCCTGCAGCTCACCGACGTGCCGGTCTCGGTGCTGGTGCTGCTCGCCTGCTCGTCGATGGCGGTGTACGGCGTGGTGCTGGCCGGCTGGGCCTCCGGGTCGACGTACCCGCTGCTCGGGGGTCTCCGCTCCAGCGCGCAGATGATCTCGTACGAGGTCGCGATGGGCCTCTCCATCGTGGCGGTGTTCATGACCTCCGGCTCGATGAGCACCTCGCAGATCGTCGCGGCGCAGGCGTCCGGTCAGCCGGTCAACCTCTTCGGCTTCGACATCACCGCACCCGGCTGGTACGCGCTGCTCCTGCTCCCGAGCTTCGTGATCTACATGATCGCGGCGGTCGGTGAGACGAACCGGGCGCCGTTCGACCTGCCCGAGGCGGAGTCCGAGCTGGTCGGCGGCTTCCACACGGAGTACTCGTCGTTCAAGTTCGCGCTCTTCTTCCTCGCCGAGTACATCAACATGATCACCGTCTCGGCGTTCTGCACCACGCTGTTCCTCGGCGGATGGCGGGCGCCCGCGCCGATCACCACGGTCTGGGAGGGCGCCAACTCCGGCTACTTCCCGCTGATCTGGTTCTTCGGCAAGGTGCTGATCCTGCTCTTCGGGTTCATCTGGCTGCGGGCCACGCTGCCCCGGCTGCGCTACGACCAGTTCATGCGCTTCGGCTGGAAGGTCCTCATCCCGGTCAACCTGGTGTGGATCCTCTTCCTGGCGTACTTCAAGGTCGCCCGCAGCGGCCAGCTCTCCGACGAGGTCCGGTGGATCTCCACCGCCGCCATCGCGGTGGTCGTGCTGCTCGTCGCCTGGGGCTGGCCGGGAGCGAAGAAGCCCAAGCCCGTCCCGATCCAGGAGGAGCTGGCCCAGCGGCCGCCGGGCAGCTTCCCGATCCCCCCGATGGATCTCCAGGTGCCGCCGAGCCCGCGTGCCCGCCGAGCCGTCGCCGAACGTGCCCCGGCCACCGTCGGCGGCGACCCCGAAACGAAGGAGGTGTGACGTGGCCACACTGACCGGCTCCTTCAAGGGATTCGGTGTGACCTTCGCGCACATGTTCCGCAAGGTGATCACAACCGACTACCCGTTCTCGCCGCCGAAGCCGGCGCCCCGGTACCACGGCCGGCACATCCTCAACCGGCACCCCGACGGCCTGGAGAAGTGCATCGGCTGCGAGCTCTGCGCCTGGGCCTGCCCGGCCGACGCGATCTACGTCGAGGGCGGCGACAACACCGACGAGCAGCGCTTCTCGCCGGGCGAGCGGTACGCGAAGATCTACCAGATCAACTACGCCCGGTGCATCTTCTGCGGGCTCTGCATCGAGGCCTGCCCGACCCGGTCGCTCACCATGAGCAACGAGTACGAGCTGGCCCGCGACAGCCGCCAGGACCTGATCTTCACGAAGAAGGAGCTCCTGGCGCCGCTGCTGCCCGGCATGGAGCAGCCGCCGCACCCGATGCGGCTCGGTGAGACCGACAAGGACTACTACGTCGGCGCGCTCACCAACCCGGGCACGTCGGCCGGCGCGGAGCGGGCGCCGTGGTCGGACGCGGGCACGCACGACGCCTCCGACCCGGCCGAGAACGCCGGCCGCCCGGAGACCGCCGGCACGGCACGGAAGGAGGCCGTGTGATGGACGCGGTCTCCACCGGCGAACAGGTCGCGTTCTGGATCCTCGGCACCATCTCGGTGATCGGCGCGCTCGGCATGGTGCTGGCCCGCAACGCGGTGCACTCCGCGCTCTGGCTGGTCGTCACGATGCTCTGCCTGGGCTTCCTCTACGTGGTCAACGCCGCGCCGTTCCTCGGGATGGTCCAGGTGATCGTCTACACCGGCGCGATCATGATGCTGTTCCTGTTCGTGCTGATGCTCGTCGGCCGGGACGCGTCGGATTCGCTGATCGAGACGTTGCGCGGGCAGCGGGTCGCGGCGATCCTGCTCGGCATCGGGTTCGCCGCGCTGATCGCCACCGGCCTGGCCCGCTCGCTCGGCGACATCGAGGCGGTCGGGCTGGCCGAGGCGAACCAGAACGGCAACGTCCAGGGCCTCGCCGCGCTTCTCTTCACCAACTACGTCTTCGCGTTCGAGGTGACCTCGGCGCTGCTCATCACGGCCGCGGTCGGCGCCATGGTGCTGGCACACGTGGAGCGCGCGAAGGAGGACAAGGTCGACCAGGTGACCCGGATGAAGGAGCGGTTCCGGCCGGGCAACTACCCCGGACCGAAGCCCGGCCCGGGCATCTACGCGAACACCATGTCGGTGGCCGCGCCGGCCCGGCTCCCGGACGGCAACGGCGCCGAGCGCAGCATCTCGCCGATCCTGCCGGTCCGTGAGCTGACCGACTCGGAGGTCGCACCGAAGGGGACCGAGAAGTGACTCCCGATTACTACCTGGTGCTGTCGGTCATCCTCTTCACCATCGGCGCGACAGGCGTGCTGATCAGGCGCAACGCGATCGTCCTGTTCATGTGCATCGAGCTGATGCTGAACGCGGCGAACCTCGCGCTCGTCACCTTCAGCCGGATCAACGGCGGCCTGGACGGCCAGATCATCTCGTTCTTCGTGATGGTCGTCGCGGCGGCCGAGGTCGTGGTCGGCCTCGCCATCATCATGTCGATCTTCCGCACGCGACGCTCGGCGAGCGTCGACGACGCGAACCTCCTCAAGTACTGAAGGGCCTTCCATGGAACACACTGTGGAGTTCGCCCCAGCGACGGGAGTGCTGAGCAGCATCTGGCTGCTCGTCGCGATCCCGCTCGCCAGTGCGGCCGTACTTCTCCTCCTCGGCAGACGGGCCGACAAATGGGGGCACTGGCTCGGTGTCCTCTCGGTCGCCGCGTCGTTCGTGCTCGGCCTGGTCTTCTTCCTGAGCCTGGCCGGCCTCGACGCGGACCGGCGCTCGGCCGAGCTCAGCCTCTGGGACTTCATCGTCGTCGGCGGCCTGCACGTCGACTTCGGCCTGCTCTTCGACCCGCTCTCCGGCGTCTTCGTGCTGCTGATCACGGGCGTCGGCTCGTTGATCCACCTGTACGCGGTCGGGTACATGGAGCACGACCCGGGCCGGCGGAAGTTCTTCGCCTACTTCAACCTCTTCGTCTCGGCGATGTTGCTGCTGGTCCTCGGCAACAACTACGTGATGCTCTACTTCGGCTGGGAGGGCGTCGGCCTGGCGTCGTACCTGCTGATCTCTTTCTGGTACACCCGCCCGTCGGCGGCCACGGCCGGTAAGAAGGCGTTCCTGATGAACCGGGTCGGCGACGCCGGCCTGGCCATCGCGATCTTCATGATGTTCGCCTACCTGGGCACCACGAACTACGCGGAGGTGTTCGCCGGCGCCGGGTCGCTCGCCGCCGGAACCCTGCTGATCATGGGCATCCTCTTGCTGCTCGGCGCATGCGGCAAGTCCGGCCAGTTCCCGCTGCAGGCCTGGTTGCCGGACGCGATGGAAGGCCCGACGCCGGTGTCGGCGCTCATCCACGCGGCGACGATGGTCACCGCGGGCGTCTACCTGGTCGCCCGGTCCAACCCGATCTTCTCGGCGAACACCACGTTGCAGCTGATCGTGGTGAGCGTCGGCGCGCTGACGCTGCTGATGGGCTGCATCATCGGCGCGGCGAAGGACGACATCAAGCGCGTCCTGGCCTGGTCGACGGTGAGCCAGATCGGTTACATGTTCCTCGGCGTGGGGCTCGGCGGCGCGGCGTACGCGCTGGCCATCGTGCACCTGCTGGCACACGGCTTCTTCAAGGCGAACATGTTCCTCGGTGCCGGCTCGGTCATGCACGGAATGCACGACCAGGTCGACATCCGGCGGTTCGGTGCCCTGTCGAAGCACATGAAGATCACCTGGATCACGTTCGCCACCGGCTGGCTCGCGATCATCGGCATCCCCCCGCTCTCCGGCTTCTTCTCCAAGGAGCCGATCATCGCGGCCGCGTTCGAGCGCGAGGTGACCTGGGAGTCCTGGGTGTTCGGCATGGCCGCGCTGATCGGCGCCGGGCTCACCGCGTTCTACATGACCCGGCTCTTCGTGCTGACGTTCCACGGCCCGGCCCGCTGGACCGACGACATCAAGCACCCGCACGAGTCGCCGCCGATCATGACGATCCCGCTGATCCTGCTGGCGGCCGGCTCGATCGGGGCCGGCTGGCTGATGAGCACGAGCGTGCCGGACTGGCTCACGCCGGTATTCGGCGAGGAGCAGGCGGAGGCGCACGGCGTGCTCTCGCACACCGTGATCACCATCCTGTCGCTGCTGGTGACGGTGCTCGGCGCGGGTCTGGCCTGGGCGCTGTTCCGGCGCGGGACGGCCACCGAGCCGCAGCCGGCCGGCGTGCTGGTCACCGCGGCGCGCCGCAACCTCTACACCGACGCGTTCAACGAGGCGGTGTTCGAGCGGCCCGGCATCTACCTGACCCGGGCCCTGGTGTTCCTCGACAACAGGGGCATCGACGGCCTGGTCAACGGCCTTGCGGCCGGGATCGGCGGCGGCTCGGCGCGTCTGCGGCGGCTTCAAACCGGTTTCGTACGGTCGTACGCCCTCTCCATGCTCACCGGCGCGATGCTGGTCGTCGGCGCCTTCATCGCGATCCAGCTGGGGTGGTTGGCGTGAGCGACTTTCCGTTCCTGAGCGTCCTGACGCTGCTCCCGCTCGTCGGGGCTGCGGTGGTGGCGTTCATCCCGAGGACCAAGGCCCAGCTTGCCAAGATCGTCGCCTTGGCCTGGTCCCTGATCGTTCTCGGACTCAGCGCCGTCATGTGGGCGGCGTACACGATCGACGGCGAGCGGTTCCAGTTCCACGAGTCCTACGCCTGGATCCCGTCCTGGGACGCCCGCTTCACGTTCGCCGCCGACGGCATCGCGCTCGTCATGCTGATGCTGATCGCCGTCCTGTTCCCGATCGTCATCCTGGCGTCCTGGAACGACGTCGACCAGAGCCGGCGCTCCGCTCCGGCGTACTTCGCGCTCCTGCTCTCCTTCGAGTTCACGATGATCGGGGTGTTCGCCGCGGCGGACATCTTCCTCTTCTACGTGTTCTTCGAGATCATGCTGATCCCGATGTACTTCATCATCGGCTCGTTCGGCACCGGCCAGAAGCAGTACGCGGCGGTGAAGTTCTTCCTCTACAGCCTGGTCGGCGGCCTCTTCATGCTGGCCTCGGTGATCGGGCTGTGGGTGGTCGCCGGGCACACGTTCGACTTCACGAAACTGGTGGAGGCGACCGGCTCGGTGGATACCGGGACCGCGCGCTGGCTGTTCCTCGGGTTCTTCGTGGCGTTCGCGATCAAGGCGCCGTTCTTCCCGTTCCACACCTGGCTGCCGGACTCCGGTGGCGCGGCGCCGGCAGGCGCCGCCGCGCTGCTCGTCGGCGTGATGGACAAGGTCGGCACGTTCGGCATCCTGCGTTACTGCCTCTCGCTCTTCCCGGAGGCGTCGCGCTGGTTCGCTCCGGCGGCGATGGCCCTGGCGGTCATCGGCATCATCTACGCGTCGCTGCTCGCGGTCGGCCAGAACGACCTGAAGCGCCTGGTCTCGTACACGTCGATCGCGCACTTCGGCTTCATCGGCATCGGGATCTTCGCGTTCACCACGCAGGCCGGCACCGGCGCGGTGCTCTACATGGTCAACCACGGCCTCGCCACCGGCCTGCTCTTCCTGGTGGTCGGGATGTTCGTGGCCCGGCGCGGATCGGCGCTGGTCAGCGACTTCGGCGGCGCTGGAAAACTGGTGCCGGTGCTGGCGGGCGTGCTGTTCTTCGCCGGCCTCGCCTCGCTGGCGCTGCCCGGCACCGCGCCGTTCGTCAGCGAGTTCCTGGTGCTGCTCGGGACATTCAGCACCCACAAGGGGTACGCCGTGGTGGCCACGCTCGGCATCATCCTGGCCGCCGCGTATGTGCTGTGGATGATCCAGCGGACCACCCAGGGCACGCTGAACCCGGCTCTCACCGAGGTTCCGGCCATGCAGAAGGACCTCAGCCTGCGCGAGAAGTTCGTGGTCGCCCCGCTGATCCTGCTCATCGTGGTGCTCGGCTTCTATCCGAAACCGGTCACCGACGTGATCAACCCGGCGGTGCAGGCGACCCTGCAGGACGTCGGCGCCACCGACCCGGCCCCGGTGGTGGCCGCAGATGGAAAGGCAGGCGGCTGAGCCATGGGAGAACTGCAACTTCCCGCCATCGACTACGGCGCTCTGGCGCCGATGTTGATTCTCTTCGGAGCGGCCTGCGTCGGCGTCCTGGTCGAGGTGCTCACCCCGAAGAAGGCCCGCAACGCGGTGCAGCTGACGCTGGCGCTTGTCGCGGTGGTGGCGGCGCTGGTGGCCGTGGTGCTGCAGCGGGACACCCGGGTCACCACGATCGGCGGCGCGGTCGCCATCGACGGGCCGTCGCTCTTCCTCCAGGGCTCGATCCTGGTGCTCGGCGCGGTGTCGCTGCTGCTGATCGGTGAGCGGTCGATCGAGAAGGGCGGCGCGTTCGTGTCGCAGGCCGCGATCACGGTCGGCTCCCAGAAGGACCTGCGGCAGGCCGGCGGCGCGCCCGGCGCCACCGAGGTCTACCCGCTCACCTCGTTCGCGCTCGGCGGCATGATGCTCTTCGTCGCGGCGAACGACCTGC is part of the Actinoplanes missouriensis 431 genome and encodes:
- a CDS encoding NADH-quinone oxidoreductase subunit J encodes the protein MDAVSTGEQVAFWILGTISVIGALGMVLARNAVHSALWLVVTMLCLGFLYVVNAAPFLGMVQVIVYTGAIMMLFLFVLMLVGRDASDSLIETLRGQRVAAILLGIGFAALIATGLARSLGDIEAVGLAEANQNGNVQGLAALLFTNYVFAFEVTSALLITAAVGAMVLAHVERAKEDKVDQVTRMKERFRPGNYPGPKPGPGIYANTMSVAAPARLPDGNGAERSISPILPVRELTDSEVAPKGTEK
- the nuoL gene encoding NADH-quinone oxidoreductase subunit L, translated to MEHTVEFAPATGVLSSIWLLVAIPLASAAVLLLLGRRADKWGHWLGVLSVAASFVLGLVFFLSLAGLDADRRSAELSLWDFIVVGGLHVDFGLLFDPLSGVFVLLITGVGSLIHLYAVGYMEHDPGRRKFFAYFNLFVSAMLLLVLGNNYVMLYFGWEGVGLASYLLISFWYTRPSAATAGKKAFLMNRVGDAGLAIAIFMMFAYLGTTNYAEVFAGAGSLAAGTLLIMGILLLLGACGKSGQFPLQAWLPDAMEGPTPVSALIHAATMVTAGVYLVARSNPIFSANTTLQLIVVSVGALTLLMGCIIGAAKDDIKRVLAWSTVSQIGYMFLGVGLGGAAYALAIVHLLAHGFFKANMFLGAGSVMHGMHDQVDIRRFGALSKHMKITWITFATGWLAIIGIPPLSGFFSKEPIIAAAFEREVTWESWVFGMAALIGAGLTAFYMTRLFVLTFHGPARWTDDIKHPHESPPIMTIPLILLAAGSIGAGWLMSTSVPDWLTPVFGEEQAEAHGVLSHTVITILSLLVTVLGAGLAWALFRRGTATEPQPAGVLVTAARRNLYTDAFNEAVFERPGIYLTRALVFLDNRGIDGLVNGLAAGIGGGSARLRRLQTGFVRSYALSMLTGAMLVVGAFIAIQLGWLA
- the nuoK gene encoding NADH-quinone oxidoreductase subunit NuoK translates to MTPDYYLVLSVILFTIGATGVLIRRNAIVLFMCIELMLNAANLALVTFSRINGGLDGQIISFFVMVVAAAEVVVGLAIIMSIFRTRRSASVDDANLLKY
- the nuoF gene encoding NADH-quinone oxidoreductase subunit NuoF, whose product is MTQPRPEVLQKLTPVLTKRWLSPDAWQIGVYERLDGYLALRKALDVHPDDLIQLVKDSGLRGRGGAGFPTGLKWGFIPQGDGKPHYLVINADEGEPGTCKDLPLMTYDPHSLVEGAIIAAYAIRANRAFIYIRGEAVHAARRLRNAVKEAYAKGYLGKNILKSGFDLDLVVHSGAGAYICGEETALLDSLEGFRGQPRLRPPFPAIAGLYASPTVVNNVGTIASVPYIVLGGADWWKSMGTEKSAGPMIYSLSGRIANPGQYECGLGITLRELIELAGGMKPGHNLKFWTPGGSSTPILTAEHIDTPMDFEGVAAAGSILGTTAMQIFSDQDCPVYNTWRWLEFYHHESCGKCTPCREGNYWMVRTYRRILSGQGTYKDLDTLQDTADNIFGRSFCGLGDGAATPVVSTLKWFRDDYLGYIEGRTAPRLSEKTLVGAH
- a CDS encoding NADH-quinone oxidoreductase subunit G, yielding MTDVEKKTDLVTLTVDGVEVQAEKGELVIRVAERMGIAIPRFCDHPLLAPAGACRQCLVEVEGQRKPVASCTQTVAEGMVVKTQLSSPVAAKAQAGVMELLLINHPLDCPTCDKGGECPLQNQAMSTGRADSRFVEHKREYEKPIHISSQVLLDRERCVLCQRCTRFSEEIAGDKFIDLMDRSSGEQINVYRDDFFGGEGTGDGQAGDGEGDVPFNSYFSGNTIQICPVGALTGEQYRFRARPFDLVSSPTSCEHCAAGCSQRADHRRGKVLRRLAGDDPAVNEEWNCDKGRWGFRYTTATDRITTPLVRDAATGQLREASWSEALLAAAKGLRAARERGVGVLPGGRLTVEDAYAYAKFARIVLGSNDIDFRARPIRASGTALTATEEADFLAASVAGIADVTYEAVENAPSVLIVGLEPEEECPILFLRLRKGHQKKKLQVTAVSPYLSRGFEKLGATLVAAVPGDEARLLNTDPAVAAALSAPGSLLIVGERLATAPGGLSAAAALAGRTGARLAWVPRRAGDRGALDTGCLPNLLPGGRPVTDAAARAELALAWRTEPGVLSGTPGRDVDQIIAAAADGTLGALLVGGVDPADLADPRLAEEALDAVPFVVSLELRQSAVTRRADVVLPIAPAVEKAGTYMDWEGRLRSFEAVLPGTAMTDGRVLEAVAALLDVELNTGDVMTVRRELGTLPAAAARPVTPVTEAAELARPGEREAVLATWHQLIDLGTLLDGDEVLAGTARPPVARIGKDLAESLGVADGDLVTVSTGRGGVTLPAAITDLPPGVVWLPTNSPGSTVRRSLGVTAGAVVRLEAGVGGPILAEGAAR
- the nuoI gene encoding NADH-quinone oxidoreductase subunit NuoI, which encodes MATLTGSFKGFGVTFAHMFRKVITTDYPFSPPKPAPRYHGRHILNRHPDGLEKCIGCELCAWACPADAIYVEGGDNTDEQRFSPGERYAKIYQINYARCIFCGLCIEACPTRSLTMSNEYELARDSRQDLIFTKKELLAPLLPGMEQPPHPMRLGETDKDYYVGALTNPGTSAGAERAPWSDAGTHDASDPAENAGRPETAGTARKEAV
- the nuoH gene encoding NADH-quinone oxidoreductase subunit NuoH; this encodes MNAILAAHAVDPTLETFENDVWWITLIKLLGVFVLLLLLTLFTINYERKVVARMAVRPGPNQVGPKGWLQSLTDGLKLPFKEEIIPKTADKVVYFIAPVISATTAFTAFSVIPFGGVVNMFGQQTALQLTDVPVSVLVLLACSSMAVYGVVLAGWASGSTYPLLGGLRSSAQMISYEVAMGLSIVAVFMTSGSMSTSQIVAAQASGQPVNLFGFDITAPGWYALLLLPSFVIYMIAAVGETNRAPFDLPEAESELVGGFHTEYSSFKFALFFLAEYINMITVSAFCTTLFLGGWRAPAPITTVWEGANSGYFPLIWFFGKVLILLFGFIWLRATLPRLRYDQFMRFGWKVLIPVNLVWILFLAYFKVARSGQLSDEVRWISTAAIAVVVLLVAWGWPGAKKPKPVPIQEELAQRPPGSFPIPPMDLQVPPSPRARRAVAERAPATVGGDPETKEV
- the nuoE gene encoding NADH-quinone oxidoreductase subunit NuoE, with protein sequence MSAETTVEFSPAAAPLAEKLLEPALEILARYPAGRERSALLPLLHLVQTEEGYVSPTGVSFCAEILGINKAQVGAVATFYTMYKRRPTGEYLVSVCTNTLCNVLGGQQVYDELAEHLGVGHDQTTADGKITLEHAECLAACDYAPVVTVNYDFTVDEATPESAIELVESLRNGERPTPARGARICSLKEMQFQLAGFADPRDGAVGDGVAGAPTLRGARLAQEHGVAVAGFDPDTPITTTKPAREGNALPQPQPEQPSRIAAFAKKAATAAKAAAGAVAEKAGKVAEHRHAGRTTDTGDVKDPEVRAAESRNPTADTPAPSGAADAGGPPPSSPAEAAGAAENAPAGDGKPAGDGSRGEWIVSQRTAAQKEATNVPRGTEEEK